The following are encoded in a window of Geobacter metallireducens GS-15 genomic DNA:
- the glyS gene encoding glycine--tRNA ligase subunit beta: MKELFLEIGTEEIPAGFIPKAMADMEALLAKELENARISFDDIRTLGTPRRLALTVKGLPTVQPDAEITAMGPARNVAFDAEGKPTRAAEGFARGQGVDVASLTLVATEKGEYVAAVRKESGRPVPELLAEILPRLVANIPFRKSMRWGALDVRFARPIHWIVALFDGVVVPFTFGNIESGTISRGHRFMANQPFPVRDFAHYLEECERHFVIPDPERRQEIIRREIHRVAKAAGGHLLPDEGLLEEVSFLCEYPSAVHGTFSAEFLKVPREVLITSMRSHQRYFSIVDDAGKLMPGFITINNTLTEDPTVVVKGNERVLRARLSDARFFFEEDQKVKLETRVESLKNVVYQQKLGTSFEKMERFRALAEGLADLLNPAVKVKVSQAAFLCKADLVSGMVGEFPEVQGIMGREYALIEGEDAEVAAAIAEHYLPTQAGGELPASDIGAFVSMADKLDTICGCFGVGLIPTGSADPYALRRSALGIINIILDKGYRLSLEEQVDKALGLLAAKLTRPAVDVKADVLEFFRGRFVNLMADRHASDAVDAAVAAGCADLVDAAARIAALSEFRSHPDFEPLAVAFKRVGNIVKEGVDAPVDTALFQDAAEGLLNDAVQGVAVSVREKIATGAYLEALTEIAALRGPVDTFFDKVMVMAEDERVRTNRLALLTGIARMLGAIADFAKIAA; encoded by the coding sequence ATGAAAGAGTTGTTCCTTGAGATAGGCACCGAAGAGATCCCGGCGGGCTTCATCCCGAAGGCCATGGCCGATATGGAGGCCCTGCTGGCGAAGGAGCTTGAGAATGCCCGCATCTCCTTCGACGACATCCGGACCCTCGGCACCCCCCGTCGCCTGGCCCTGACGGTGAAGGGTCTTCCGACGGTCCAGCCCGATGCGGAGATCACTGCCATGGGGCCGGCCAGGAACGTAGCCTTCGACGCCGAAGGAAAACCCACCAGGGCTGCCGAAGGGTTTGCCCGGGGGCAGGGGGTGGACGTGGCGTCCCTCACCCTCGTCGCCACTGAAAAGGGTGAGTACGTGGCCGCCGTCCGCAAGGAGAGCGGTCGCCCCGTGCCGGAGCTCCTGGCCGAGATCCTGCCGCGGCTTGTTGCGAATATCCCTTTCCGCAAGTCCATGCGCTGGGGTGCTCTCGACGTCCGCTTCGCCCGCCCCATCCACTGGATCGTGGCCCTCTTTGACGGCGTCGTGGTTCCCTTCACCTTCGGGAACATCGAAAGCGGCACCATTTCCCGGGGGCACCGCTTCATGGCCAACCAGCCCTTCCCGGTGCGGGACTTTGCCCACTATCTGGAGGAGTGCGAGCGCCACTTCGTCATTCCCGACCCGGAACGGAGACAGGAGATCATCCGGCGGGAGATCCACCGGGTTGCCAAGGCCGCCGGCGGGCATCTTCTCCCCGACGAGGGGCTTCTGGAGGAGGTCTCCTTCCTCTGCGAGTACCCGAGCGCGGTTCACGGCACCTTTTCCGCCGAGTTCCTGAAGGTTCCCCGGGAGGTTCTCATCACCTCCATGCGGAGCCACCAGCGTTACTTCTCCATTGTCGACGACGCCGGTAAGCTCATGCCCGGTTTCATCACCATCAACAACACCCTCACCGAGGATCCCACCGTGGTGGTCAAGGGGAACGAGCGGGTGCTCAGGGCCCGGCTCTCCGATGCCCGTTTCTTCTTCGAGGAGGACCAGAAGGTCAAGCTGGAGACCCGGGTGGAGTCCCTGAAGAACGTGGTCTACCAGCAAAAGCTCGGCACCTCCTTTGAAAAGATGGAGCGGTTCCGTGCCTTGGCCGAGGGACTTGCCGACCTCCTGAACCCGGCGGTGAAAGTGAAGGTTTCCCAGGCCGCGTTCCTCTGCAAGGCGGATCTCGTCTCCGGCATGGTGGGTGAGTTCCCCGAGGTGCAGGGGATCATGGGGCGCGAGTACGCCCTCATCGAGGGGGAGGACGCCGAGGTGGCCGCGGCCATCGCCGAGCACTACCTCCCGACCCAGGCGGGGGGCGAGCTGCCGGCGTCGGACATTGGCGCCTTCGTCTCCATGGCCGACAAGCTGGACACCATCTGCGGCTGCTTCGGCGTGGGGCTCATCCCCACCGGTTCCGCCGACCCCTACGCCCTGCGCCGCTCGGCCCTGGGGATCATCAATATCATTCTCGACAAGGGGTACCGCCTCTCCCTGGAGGAGCAGGTGGACAAGGCCCTTGGCCTTCTGGCCGCCAAGCTCACCCGGCCGGCCGTTGACGTGAAGGCCGACGTTCTGGAGTTCTTCCGGGGCCGGTTCGTGAACCTGATGGCCGACCGCCATGCCTCCGACGCGGTGGATGCCGCCGTGGCCGCCGGCTGCGCCGATCTCGTGGATGCCGCCGCCCGGATCGCGGCCCTTTCGGAGTTCAGGTCGCACCCCGACTTCGAGCCTCTGGCCGTGGCCTTCAAGCGGGTCGGCAACATCGTGAAGGAAGGGGTGGACGCCCCTGTGGATACGGCTCTCTTCCAGGACGCCGCCGAGGGGCTCCTCAACGATGCCGTCCAGGGGGTTGCCGTATCGGTGCGCGAAAAGATCGCAACCGGAGCCTATCTGGAAGCCCTCACGGAGATCGCCGCCCTGCGGGGACCCGTCGACACCTTCTTCGACAAGGTCATGGTCATGGCCGAGGACGAACGGGTCCGGACCAACCGTCTGGCGCTCCTGACCGGGATCGCCCGGATGCTCGGCGCCATCGCCGACTTCGCCAAGATAGCCGCCTAG
- a CDS encoding HAD-IA family hydrolase codes for MTERRFSVFLVPASDDRRWAQGVIAELAARYDTPPFEPHVTVYGGSCVDDGELEPVRQVLAEAAAEGGPITLRVSGLGVTEEYFKTLFVSFEEEPRLRRLHEGVKGAVARDSGYVLMPHLSLLYADMPLAEKEMAARTVALDREEIRFDEVKIVTPDSITGWSDVRRWQTLFRVRLGEPVIRAVLFDYGGVLAEEGFREGLFEIARRQGLDPIAVHGAGMEAVYGSGYVLGKGSETAFWRRMREQAGLRGSARELSALILDRFVLRPGMLELVRALRAKGYITAIVSDQTDWLEWLDRRDGFFREFDRVFNSYRLGKGKRDPSLFDDVARELGIEPRQALFVDDMLANVVRAESRGVRGIVFEDEARFRRELRRYVEV; via the coding sequence ATGACCGAACGCCGCTTTTCCGTCTTTCTCGTACCTGCATCCGATGACCGCCGCTGGGCCCAGGGGGTGATCGCCGAGCTTGCCGCCCGCTACGACACACCTCCCTTCGAGCCCCACGTGACGGTCTACGGCGGTTCCTGCGTCGATGATGGGGAGCTGGAGCCGGTACGCCAGGTTCTTGCCGAGGCCGCGGCAGAGGGAGGGCCCATTACCCTGCGGGTGTCAGGGCTTGGCGTGACCGAGGAATATTTCAAGACCCTCTTTGTTTCCTTCGAAGAGGAACCCCGCCTGCGCCGGCTCCACGAGGGGGTGAAAGGGGCGGTGGCCCGGGATTCGGGGTACGTGCTCATGCCGCACCTCTCGCTCCTCTACGCCGACATGCCCCTGGCGGAAAAGGAGATGGCGGCCCGCACCGTCGCCCTGGACCGGGAGGAGATCCGTTTCGACGAGGTGAAGATCGTGACCCCGGACTCGATCACCGGCTGGAGCGATGTCAGACGGTGGCAGACCCTCTTCCGGGTGCGGCTCGGGGAGCCGGTAATCCGGGCGGTCCTCTTCGACTACGGCGGGGTGCTGGCCGAAGAGGGGTTCCGGGAAGGGCTCTTCGAGATCGCCCGCCGCCAGGGGCTCGACCCCATCGCGGTGCATGGTGCCGGCATGGAGGCAGTCTACGGGAGCGGCTATGTCCTCGGGAAGGGGAGCGAGACCGCGTTCTGGCGCCGGATGCGGGAACAGGCCGGCCTGCGGGGGAGCGCCCGGGAGTTGTCGGCCCTCATCCTCGACCGCTTCGTCCTCCGCCCCGGGATGCTGGAGCTCGTCCGGGCCCTGCGGGCGAAGGGGTACATCACCGCCATCGTCAGCGACCAGACCGATTGGCTCGAATGGCTCGACCGGCGCGACGGCTTTTTCCGGGAGTTCGACCGGGTCTTCAACAGCTACCGGCTCGGCAAGGGGAAGCGGGATCCGTCCCTCTTCGACGACGTGGCCCGGGAGCTCGGCATCGAACCTCGGCAGGCCCTCTTCGTGGACGACATGCTCGCCAACGTGGTGCGGGCCGAAAGCCGGGGGGTGCGGGGGATCGTGTTCGAGGACGAAGCGCGGTTCCGGCGGGAACTCAGGCGGTACGTGGAGGTATGA
- the glyQ gene encoding glycine--tRNA ligase subunit alpha: MTFQDLILSLQGYWAKQGCVIQQPYDTEKGAGTFNPATFLRVLGPEPWNVAYVEPSRRPTDGRYGENPNRLQHYYQFQVIMKPSPLNILDLYLDSLRAFGIDPQKHDIRFVEDDWESPTLGAWGLGWEVWLDGMEITQFTYFQQAGGIDLKPVSSEITYGCERIAMYLQGVDNVYDLEWIKGVSYGDIHHRSEVEFSTYNFEEADVAMLLQLFTMYEKECVRLVERGLVLPAYDFVMKCSHTFNLLDARGAISVTERASYIGRVRNVARLCAEGYLKLRESLGFPLLKGGR; this comes from the coding sequence TTGACCTTTCAAGACCTGATTCTCTCCCTCCAGGGGTACTGGGCCAAACAGGGGTGCGTGATACAGCAGCCCTATGACACCGAAAAGGGTGCCGGTACCTTCAACCCTGCCACTTTCCTCCGCGTCCTGGGCCCTGAGCCCTGGAACGTTGCCTATGTGGAGCCCTCACGCCGTCCCACCGACGGCCGCTACGGCGAGAACCCCAACCGGCTCCAGCACTACTACCAGTTCCAGGTCATCATGAAGCCGTCCCCCCTGAACATCCTGGACCTCTACCTGGATTCACTGCGGGCCTTCGGCATTGATCCCCAGAAGCACGATATCCGCTTCGTTGAGGATGACTGGGAGTCCCCGACCCTGGGGGCCTGGGGCCTTGGCTGGGAAGTCTGGCTCGACGGCATGGAGATCACCCAGTTCACCTACTTCCAGCAGGCCGGCGGCATCGACCTGAAGCCGGTCTCCTCGGAGATTACCTACGGTTGCGAGCGGATCGCCATGTATCTGCAGGGAGTGGACAATGTTTACGACCTGGAGTGGATCAAGGGAGTCAGCTACGGCGACATCCACCACCGGAGCGAGGTGGAGTTCTCCACCTACAACTTCGAGGAAGCGGACGTGGCGATGCTCCTCCAGCTCTTCACCATGTACGAGAAGGAGTGCGTCCGGCTGGTGGAACGGGGACTCGTGCTTCCGGCCTACGATTTTGTCATGAAGTGCTCCCATACCTTCAACCTCCTGGACGCCCGGGGCGCCATCTCGGTCACCGAGCGGGCCTCTTACATCGGCCGGGTGCGAAACGTGGCGCGCCTCTGTGCCGAAGGGTATCTGAAACTGCGCGAAAGCCTCGGCTTCCCGCTCCTGAAAGGAGGCCGCTAG
- the ppdK gene encoding pyruvate, phosphate dikinase has protein sequence MAEKYVYFFGNGKAEGKADMKNLLGGKGANLAEMTAIGLPVPPGFTITTEVCTYYYANNKSYPSVLAAQVAENLKSVEAIMGRTFGDPKNPLLVSVRSGARASMPGMMDTILNLGLNDETVQGIIVQSGDERFAYDAYRRFVQMYSDVVMGMDKEALEHLLEEKKAAKGVHLDTDLTAADWKELVGAFKAKIRETLGTAFPENPQEQLWGAVGAVFGSWMNQRAITYRRLNGIPADWGTAVNVQSMVYGNMGNDCATGVAFTRDPSTGENYFYGEYLVNAQGEDVVAGIRTPQPINRANSKDATLPSMEEVLPECYQQLVQIRGILEKHYRDMQDIEFTIEKGKLFMLQTRNGKRTAKAAIKVAVDMVKEGLIDEKTAVLRVSPSQLDQLLHPSLDPKAPRTIIAKGLPASPGAASGEVVFTADEAEAAGRLGLKVILVRIETSPEDIHGMHAAQGILTARGGMTSHAAVVARGMGKCCVAGCGDIKVDYAAGQFVTAKGQVVKRGDTITLDGSTGEVMLGEVPTVAPQLTGDFGVLMGWVDTYRKLKVRTNADTPNDSRVAREFGAEGIGLCRTEHMFFEADRIAAVREMILSEDVEGRTKALAKILPMQKGDFLGIFREMKDLPVTIRLLDPPLHEFLPQEEKDVDALAKTMGVTAQTLKNKVDYLHEFNPMLGHRGCRLGLTFPEIYDMQVQAIMEAACELTKNEGFTIVPEIMIPLVGVVSELARLRENTVRVCEEVIARYGVKIDYLIGTMIELPRAALTADEIAREADFFSFGTNDLTQTTFGLSRDDAGKFLPFYVESGLLEEDPFVSLDQNGVGILVKMAVEKGRTTRAGIKLGICGEHGGDPSSVIFCHKIGLDYVSCSPFRVPIARLAAAHAALGEGN, from the coding sequence ATGGCTGAAAAGTATGTCTATTTCTTCGGGAACGGCAAGGCAGAGGGCAAAGCCGACATGAAGAACCTGCTGGGGGGCAAGGGGGCCAACCTGGCGGAGATGACCGCGATCGGACTGCCGGTTCCCCCCGGCTTCACCATCACCACCGAGGTCTGCACCTACTACTACGCCAACAATAAGAGCTATCCGTCGGTCCTGGCCGCCCAGGTGGCCGAGAACCTGAAAAGTGTAGAGGCCATCATGGGGCGTACCTTCGGTGACCCGAAGAATCCCCTTCTGGTTTCGGTCCGTTCAGGCGCCCGGGCCTCCATGCCGGGGATGATGGATACGATCCTCAACCTGGGACTAAACGACGAGACAGTGCAGGGGATCATCGTCCAGAGCGGTGACGAGCGCTTTGCCTACGACGCCTACCGCCGTTTCGTCCAGATGTACTCCGACGTGGTCATGGGGATGGACAAGGAGGCTCTGGAGCACCTGCTGGAGGAGAAGAAGGCGGCGAAGGGGGTTCACCTGGACACCGACCTCACCGCCGCCGACTGGAAGGAGCTGGTGGGGGCCTTCAAGGCCAAGATCAGGGAGACCCTCGGCACCGCGTTCCCGGAGAATCCCCAGGAGCAGCTCTGGGGGGCCGTGGGCGCCGTGTTCGGCTCGTGGATGAACCAGCGGGCCATCACCTACCGCCGCCTCAACGGCATCCCCGCCGACTGGGGGACCGCCGTCAACGTCCAGTCCATGGTCTACGGCAACATGGGGAACGACTGCGCCACCGGCGTCGCCTTCACCCGGGACCCATCCACCGGCGAGAACTACTTCTACGGCGAGTACCTGGTGAACGCCCAGGGCGAGGACGTGGTTGCCGGCATTCGGACCCCCCAGCCCATCAACCGCGCCAACAGCAAGGACGCGACTCTCCCCTCCATGGAAGAGGTGCTTCCCGAGTGCTACCAGCAGCTGGTCCAGATCCGCGGCATCCTGGAGAAGCATTACAGGGACATGCAGGACATCGAGTTCACCATCGAGAAGGGGAAGCTCTTCATGCTCCAGACCCGCAACGGTAAGCGGACCGCCAAGGCGGCCATCAAGGTTGCCGTGGACATGGTGAAGGAGGGGCTCATCGACGAGAAGACCGCCGTGCTGCGGGTCTCTCCCTCCCAGCTGGATCAGCTCCTCCACCCCTCCCTCGATCCCAAGGCTCCCAGGACGATTATCGCCAAGGGGCTTCCCGCATCGCCGGGGGCGGCATCGGGCGAGGTGGTCTTCACCGCCGACGAGGCCGAGGCCGCCGGTCGCCTGGGGCTCAAGGTCATCCTCGTTCGGATCGAGACCTCTCCGGAAGATATCCACGGCATGCATGCGGCCCAGGGGATCCTCACCGCCCGGGGGGGCATGACCTCCCACGCGGCGGTCGTTGCCCGCGGCATGGGCAAGTGCTGCGTTGCCGGCTGCGGCGACATCAAGGTGGACTACGCCGCCGGCCAGTTCGTGACCGCCAAGGGGCAGGTGGTGAAAAGGGGCGACACGATCACCCTTGACGGTTCCACCGGAGAGGTGATGCTCGGCGAGGTCCCCACCGTGGCGCCACAGCTCACCGGCGACTTCGGCGTTCTCATGGGATGGGTCGACACCTACCGCAAGCTCAAGGTGCGGACCAACGCCGACACTCCCAACGATTCCCGCGTGGCCCGCGAGTTCGGGGCCGAGGGGATCGGCCTCTGCCGCACCGAGCACATGTTCTTCGAGGCGGACCGGATCGCGGCCGTCCGTGAGATGATCCTCTCCGAGGACGTGGAAGGGCGCACGAAGGCCCTGGCCAAGATCCTCCCCATGCAGAAGGGGGACTTCCTCGGTATCTTCCGGGAGATGAAGGACCTGCCGGTCACCATTCGCCTCCTGGACCCGCCGCTCCATGAGTTCCTCCCCCAGGAGGAGAAGGACGTGGATGCCCTGGCCAAGACCATGGGGGTGACGGCCCAGACCCTCAAGAACAAGGTGGACTACCTCCACGAGTTCAACCCGATGCTGGGGCACCGGGGGTGCCGTCTGGGGCTCACCTTCCCGGAGATCTACGACATGCAGGTCCAGGCCATCATGGAGGCCGCCTGCGAGCTGACCAAGAACGAAGGGTTCACTATCGTCCCCGAGATCATGATCCCGCTGGTGGGGGTGGTGAGCGAGCTGGCGCGGCTTCGTGAAAACACCGTCCGGGTATGCGAGGAGGTCATCGCTCGTTACGGCGTGAAGATCGACTACCTCATCGGCACCATGATCGAGCTTCCCCGGGCCGCCCTGACCGCCGACGAGATTGCCCGTGAGGCAGACTTTTTCTCCTTCGGCACCAACGACCTGACCCAGACTACCTTCGGCCTTTCCCGTGACGATGCCGGCAAGTTCCTGCCGTTCTATGTGGAATCGGGGCTGTTGGAAGAGGATCCCTTCGTCTCCCTGGACCAGAACGGCGTCGGTATTCTCGTGAAGATGGCCGTGGAGAAGGGGCGCACCACCCGCGCCGGCATCAAGCTCGGCATCTGCGGCGAGCATGGCGGCGACCCGTCGTCGGTCATTTTCTGCCACAAGATCGGCCTTGATTATGTCTCCTGCTCCCCCTTCCGGGTGCCCATCGCCCGCCTCGCCGCTGCCCATGCTGCTCTGGGTGAAGGGAACTGA
- a CDS encoding porin: MKKRFIIPTTASFLLAAATLASAATVDELQHQLDDLSGQIKALQAEKAQKPAAAPAPQGEGYLKTVWDRTRIGGYGELDYIMKSDNGNGKGGNTFDPHRFVLYVNSDLADWITLNAELEWEHSGVNDEVKGDELSGEVVVEQAFLDFKLFRPLNVKAGIMLVPVGAINLYHEPTNFNSSERPDLDKYLIPSTWREMGIGIHGSLGDRADYQLLVMNGLDGKEFSAKNGLRDGRQDMNKDNNRGKALTGRLELRPVTNLYTNFSFYTANSAPKGSDNAYTTILAFDGKYRISDFEIAGEYVQVIQDKPGLLASDIGHRMSGYWVEGAYHLMPAALKTGKLAEADLVAFARYSEFDTQQGSIADPTKASGKYDRNYTNFGFSFKPVPTVAIKADYQIYDDHRSGGEKPLDNDKFQVTLGFVF; the protein is encoded by the coding sequence ATGAAGAAACGCTTCATCATTCCCACAACCGCATCGTTCCTGCTCGCTGCCGCCACCCTGGCAAGCGCGGCCACGGTGGACGAACTGCAACACCAGCTCGATGATCTGAGCGGCCAGATCAAGGCGCTCCAGGCGGAAAAGGCCCAAAAACCGGCGGCAGCGCCCGCCCCTCAGGGTGAGGGGTACCTGAAAACTGTCTGGGACCGGACACGGATCGGCGGCTACGGCGAGCTCGACTACATCATGAAGAGCGACAACGGCAACGGCAAGGGGGGGAATACCTTCGACCCGCACCGCTTCGTCCTCTACGTCAACTCTGATCTGGCCGACTGGATCACCCTCAACGCGGAGCTTGAGTGGGAGCATAGCGGGGTCAACGATGAAGTAAAAGGCGACGAACTCTCCGGGGAAGTGGTCGTCGAGCAGGCGTTTCTCGACTTCAAACTGTTCCGCCCCCTCAACGTAAAGGCAGGGATCATGCTCGTGCCGGTGGGGGCCATCAACCTCTACCATGAGCCCACCAACTTCAACTCCTCCGAACGGCCCGACCTGGACAAGTACCTGATCCCCTCCACCTGGAGGGAGATGGGAATCGGCATCCACGGCTCCCTGGGGGACCGGGCCGATTACCAGCTCCTCGTCATGAACGGTCTTGACGGCAAGGAATTTTCCGCCAAAAACGGCCTGCGCGATGGCCGCCAGGACATGAACAAAGACAACAACCGGGGAAAGGCGCTTACGGGCCGACTCGAATTGCGCCCCGTCACCAACCTCTACACCAACTTCTCCTTCTACACGGCCAACTCGGCGCCCAAGGGGTCGGACAACGCCTACACCACTATTCTGGCCTTTGACGGCAAGTACCGCATCAGCGACTTCGAGATCGCCGGTGAATACGTCCAGGTAATCCAGGACAAACCGGGGCTCCTGGCAAGCGACATCGGCCACCGGATGTCGGGCTACTGGGTCGAGGGGGCCTACCACCTGATGCCCGCCGCCCTGAAAACCGGAAAACTCGCCGAGGCCGACCTGGTCGCCTTTGCCCGTTACTCGGAATTCGACACCCAGCAGGGGAGCATCGCCGACCCCACCAAGGCAAGCGGCAAATACGACCGGAATTACACCAATTTCGGTTTCTCCTTCAAGCCCGTTCCCACCGTCGCCATCAAGGCCGACTACCAGATTTACGACGATCACCGCAGCGGGGGCGAGAAACCGCTGGACAACGACAAATTCCAGGTAACCCTCGGTTTTGTCTTCTAG
- a CDS encoding dihydrofolate reductase gives MIVTIIAAMAGNRVIGKEGAMPWHLPDDLARFKAITMGHPVVMGRKTFESIGRPLPGRLNIVLTRQAGYAPSGVTVARTLAEALILAGTAGEVFICGGGEVYREALPLADRIHLTVIHRAYGGDTTFPELPADFEETCREHGEGKPPHSFITFERRRGSTP, from the coding sequence ATGATCGTCACCATCATTGCGGCCATGGCCGGGAACCGGGTCATCGGGAAGGAGGGCGCCATGCCGTGGCACCTCCCCGACGATCTCGCCCGCTTCAAGGCCATCACCATGGGGCATCCGGTCGTCATGGGGCGAAAGACCTTCGAATCCATCGGTCGTCCCCTGCCGGGGCGGCTGAATATCGTCCTCACCCGGCAGGCGGGGTATGCCCCCTCAGGGGTGACCGTTGCCCGGACCCTTGCCGAGGCCTTGATCCTTGCGGGGACCGCCGGAGAAGTCTTCATCTGCGGCGGCGGTGAGGTCTACCGGGAGGCGTTGCCGCTGGCCGACCGCATCCACCTCACCGTTATTCACCGTGCTTACGGAGGGGACACCACCTTTCCCGAGCTTCCCGCCGATTTCGAGGAAACGTGCCGGGAGCATGGGGAGGGGAAGCCGCCTCACTCCTTCATCACCTTCGAGCGGCGGAGGGGGTCGACGCCATGA
- the recO gene encoding DNA repair protein RecO — MESTRTEAIVLAAMDYRESDRIVTLFTLQYGKVRGVAKGAKRSARRFGPALEPFARIGVELVVREGLSSLRGADIVTLYPGIRRDLRAIGLAGYAVELVDRYLPDGAPSPRLFRLLSSYLERLDQGEPLPSDRRFFEANFLNILGYRISLDHCASCGVELPATAERRTGASGMILCANCGRYGASVGPEAAALLGRCIATGRFGAVLFSPQSLREAGTLLDGAIAAHLTRPLNSLAFLKQIEPD; from the coding sequence ATGGAATCGACCCGCACCGAAGCCATCGTTCTCGCCGCCATGGACTACCGGGAGAGCGACCGCATCGTCACCCTCTTCACGCTTCAGTACGGAAAGGTGCGGGGGGTGGCAAAGGGGGCCAAGCGGAGCGCCCGCCGCTTCGGCCCGGCCCTGGAGCCCTTCGCCCGCATCGGCGTGGAGCTGGTGGTGCGGGAAGGGCTCTCCTCGCTCCGGGGGGCCGATATCGTCACCCTCTATCCCGGCATCCGGCGTGACCTCCGCGCCATCGGCCTCGCCGGCTACGCCGTGGAGCTCGTGGACCGCTACCTTCCCGACGGGGCGCCGAGCCCCCGGCTCTTCCGGCTTCTGTCCTCCTATCTGGAGCGGCTCGACCAGGGGGAACCGCTGCCGTCGGACCGCCGCTTCTTCGAGGCCAACTTCCTCAATATCCTCGGCTACCGGATATCTCTGGACCATTGCGCCTCCTGCGGCGTGGAGCTTCCGGCAACTGCCGAGCGGCGCACCGGAGCATCGGGGATGATCCTCTGTGCCAATTGCGGTCGGTACGGCGCATCGGTCGGGCCGGAAGCCGCGGCGCTCCTGGGCCGATGCATCGCCACGGGGCGGTTCGGGGCTGTGCTCTTCTCCCCTCAGTCCCTGCGGGAGGCCGGTACCCTCCTGGACGGCGCCATTGCCGCCCACCTCACCCGTCCCCTCAACTCTCTCGCCTTTCTGAAACAGATTGAACCCGATTAA
- a CDS encoding tetratricopeptide repeat protein: METSRVEEWFERGVEALGHDQVYLARSCFEHVARVNQHPAASSYLALCQAKTRGKFSDAIALARESIAREPHNPLLYQNLGRIYQLAGMRMDAVEVLREGVRRGAGEEAVAELNRIGTRKQPPFRRLHRNHPLNKYVGKLLARLRLR, encoded by the coding sequence ATGGAAACGTCACGTGTTGAAGAATGGTTTGAGCGGGGGGTAGAGGCCCTGGGGCATGACCAGGTCTATCTGGCGCGGAGCTGTTTCGAGCACGTTGCTCGGGTGAATCAGCATCCCGCCGCCAGTTCGTACCTTGCCCTTTGTCAGGCGAAAACCCGCGGGAAGTTCAGCGACGCCATTGCGCTGGCCCGGGAGTCCATTGCCCGTGAGCCCCACAATCCGCTCCTCTATCAGAACCTTGGCCGCATCTATCAGTTGGCCGGCATGAGGATGGATGCGGTGGAGGTCCTGCGCGAGGGGGTACGGCGCGGGGCCGGGGAGGAGGCCGTTGCCGAACTGAACCGGATCGGCACCCGGAAGCAGCCGCCCTTCCGACGGCTCCATCGCAATCATCCCCTCAACAAGTATGTGGGGAAGCTCCTGGCGCGGCTCAGGCTGCGGTAG